The window CAACATGATAATACATATAGTTCGGGTGGCGGAAAACAAACACACCCACCGCCCACACTATCCGAATTGGAATGCCCTAGAACGTCAATTCCCTACTAATTTAGacgttttaatttaaaagtaCAGCTATCATTTCCACGAGTGAAGTTCAAGGTCATTACCGGGCGGGCACAAGCAAACATTTGAAACCCACACACGCACCGCGTCAAAATAACTTGAAATACTCgagcaaataataataaataggcAGCGCATGAATAAATAATGCGAGTATATAGACTTTCGAGCCCCctataatagaaaaaaaatgaaaatatatagagCTCTTTACACGCGCTAGAATATTTGAGAGATTGTGGAATCTACATCTGTGTGGCCTGTTTCTATTTACCAGCTCCAGGTAGACCGATCTCCTCAAAAACCTGACCAAACATAACGCTGATAAGCAGCATAATCAAGAAATTCGggtttgcaaaaaaaataaataaataatggtAGAGAAAAGaatagtaaaaaaaagaacCCTGCTGTTTCTAAGCGTTTCTAGGGTTCGTCTGCGGTATCTTCCATGTATAGGTGAGAGGAGATTGCCAGACGTCGCCTAGAGGGTCTCAGTCcatttgtatatttattttttggactTGGTTCCAGTCGCGTATACGCCGCGTATCCGAACGCACACGTCGCTCTTCCTCCTCGCGTTCTAGTTCAGAAAAGATAAAAGAGTTTAAAGCCCTCCCTCTTTTGTAGTGTTCTATCAGATCCGCCGAAACATGTCAGCTGCTCCGAAACTGGTGGCCGTGGCCGAGTCGCGTCGCTTCATGATCGACTGCTTCAAGGCGGTGAAGGTGCCCCAGGCCTATGCCGAGGACCAGGCGGACCTCCTGGTGGGCGCCGACTACCGAGGACATTTTAGCCACGGAATGAACCGCCTAGAGATGTACATCAACGATCTGGCCATCAACGCCACCGACGGAGCCGCGACGCCAAAAATCCTGAAGGAGACTCCATCCACCGCCTGGGTGGACGGCCAGAACGGCCTGGGAGCCGTGGTTGGCAACTTCTGCATGGATCTGGCCATCAAGAAGGCCAAGACCGTGGGTGTGGGCTGGGTGTGCGCCAAGGGATCGAACCACTATGGCATGGCAGGCTGGTATCCCATGAGAGCCATGAAGCAGGGACTCGTCGGCGTTTCCATGACCAACACCTCGCCCCTGATGGCGCCCACGCGTGCCAAGGAGGCTGCCCTGGGCACCAATCCCCTCGCCGTCGGAGCCAATGCCACCAATGGCGATCGCTTCCTGCTCGATATGGCCACCACGGCGGTAGCTGTGGGCAAGATCGAAATCCAGCGGAGGAAGGGAGCCAAGCTGCCCGACGGCTGGGCCCAAGACCCCGATGGCAATAATACCAATGACGCGGAGCTGGGCTTCTCGACCGGGTGTCTCTACCCATTGGGCGGCTCTGAGCTAACCTCGGGCTACAAGGGCTATGGTCTGGGCGCCATGGTGGACGTCTTTTCGGGCGTGATGTCGGGTGCCAACTACTCCACGAAGGTGCGTAAGTGGACCCACGCTGGTGCTGATACGGCAGCCGATCTCGGCCAGGTGTTCATTGCAGTGGATCCCAATTGCTTCGCACCCGGATTCGAGGAGCGCATGACTGACTTCAATGGACGCCTAAGGAATACCACTCCGGTAAGAATTATTTATCTCTAAGGTTATAGTTTTATGAAGATtttatgtattatttttaataaataatttttataaattattaatggCAGACTGATCCCAGCAACCCCGTGCTTCTGGCTGGAGACAAGGAGAGCCATGGCATGAATTCTGTGGACGAGGCCGGCGGAATCCAATATCTGGAGAATCAGATTAAAACCTGCTGCATGCTGGCGGAGAAGCTGAATATAAAGCCCCTGCAGTTCATCGATTAAGGATCACTGGATTAGGAATTGAGGAGCGGGAGCCAAGCTCCTTTGTTGCCATATAGTTTGCATTCGTGGACCAAAGCACTTAGTTCTTTCTCGCTGCGAAGAAACCcactttgttatattttttacatatCCGATTAAAGGACTTTCGAAAGCTAAGATATTGTTTAGCCAGAAGCGTAAATTCAATTTACTTTACTTGCTATAAATTGTAATTGATATACAGCAGCGATATATACAACTTCCTATTTcaatagattttaaatatttagtaaaAACTATGATATTCAACAAgcaattgtttaaaataaacaaaatactTTAAAAGATTAACCTGAAGATTAGGACtccgtttaattttatttttcattttattgccTCAAACTTTTGAACAAGAATTATTAGATTATTTGAACCTCTAACCTACTTACCGTCCGCGATTACGTTTTTCAAAGTGGCCTCAGCTTCCCACTTGAACTCCTTGTGGGCTATCGGCGATCTAAGGACCTTCCTGGCGCGGTAATCCTGGCACTTGCTCTCAAACACATAAGGCGGCATGGGCTGGTCGGAGCAGCACGCCACATGCATGGCAGTTCGCAGCTCCTCGGGATCCTCGGTAACGCTCATCGACTTGATGAAGTTGATGAGACGATCGTTGTCCTCGGTCAGCCGCTTCTTCTCCTCGAGCATCAGCAAGTTCTGGGCCTCGGCCATCGCCTGCCGGCGCCAAAAGTTTTTGAGATTCGTATTCAGCTCCACTAGTTCCTCCTCGGTCATGTCCACGTGGTCCTTGATGCTCAGGGTCTGAATCTTGAACTGATCGCTGACTGCCACATCCGTCTCGTCGAAGACTTCCCCACCCAGGATCACCTTTTCTGACTCGGTTTGCAGTTTCCGGCAGGTGATCGACAAAGCCAACAGGAGCTCTCcacttttcacatttttttccatttgctGGA of the Drosophila ananassae strain 14024-0371.13 chromosome 2R, ASM1763931v2, whole genome shotgun sequence genome contains:
- the LOC6506933 gene encoding uncharacterized oxidoreductase YjmC isoform X1; the encoded protein is MTPMTLLPRSVCVTAHAHARASNWRSISALQRRHQQQQQQQQLHTCGRLPALLATTTTALARAPNSHANGSVFYQIRRNMSAAPKLVAVAESRRFMIDCFKAVKVPQAYAEDQADLLVGADYRGHFSHGMNRLEMYINDLAINATDGAATPKILKETPSTAWVDGQNGLGAVVGNFCMDLAIKKAKTVGVGWVCAKGSNHYGMAGWYPMRAMKQGLVGVSMTNTSPLMAPTRAKEAALGTNPLAVGANATNGDRFLLDMATTAVAVGKIEIQRRKGAKLPDGWAQDPDGNNTNDAELGFSTGCLYPLGGSELTSGYKGYGLGAMVDVFSGVMSGANYSTKVRKWTHAGADTAADLGQVFIAVDPNCFAPGFEERMTDFNGRLRNTTPTDPSNPVLLAGDKESHGMNSVDEAGGIQYLENQIKTCCMLAEKLNIKPLQFID
- the LOC6506933 gene encoding uncharacterized oxidoreductase YjmC isoform X2, whose protein sequence is MFYQIRRNMSAAPKLVAVAESRRFMIDCFKAVKVPQAYAEDQADLLVGADYRGHFSHGMNRLEMYINDLAINATDGAATPKILKETPSTAWVDGQNGLGAVVGNFCMDLAIKKAKTVGVGWVCAKGSNHYGMAGWYPMRAMKQGLVGVSMTNTSPLMAPTRAKEAALGTNPLAVGANATNGDRFLLDMATTAVAVGKIEIQRRKGAKLPDGWAQDPDGNNTNDAELGFSTGCLYPLGGSELTSGYKGYGLGAMVDVFSGVMSGANYSTKVRKWTHAGADTAADLGQVFIAVDPNCFAPGFEERMTDFNGRLRNTTPTDPSNPVLLAGDKESHGMNSVDEAGGIQYLENQIKTCCMLAEKLNIKPLQFID